CGGATTTGCACCTCCGGCTCGGTCCCCAAAGGCACCGCGGGCAAGGGCACGGGCAGGGGCAAGGGTGCAGGCCGCTTTCAGCGGCGCTGCTACAGCGCCCAGGGGTCCAGTACCTCGCTCCAGACCTCGGTGACCGAGGCGCGCGGGGTGCGGTCCACGAACGGGTCGACGACCTCGCTCCAGAGCACCGTGATCGGCCCTTCGCGCTCACGAGGCGGGTCGTCGGCGAACGGGTCGACGATCTCGTCGGCGAGGGCGATGACCACGTCCTCGTCCCACGCGCGTCGGCGGCGCTCGGCGCTCGCGTCGACGCGCCCGAGCACGTCGGCGCTCAGCGCGGCCAGCCGGCCTCGCAGCGCGCGCGGCTCGCGGATCCGGTCGCTCGTCCACGCGACCTGACCCGCCGACTCGTAGCGGAGCACCCAGCGATCCGGGCGCGAGAACGCGATGGTGAGGCGGTCGTGCGCGCTGGGGGCGCGCTCGTCCGTCATGCGGATCACCGTGCGCTCGGTCGCGCGGGCGATGGCGCGGAGGAGCGCGGTCTGGTTCACGCGCGTCGGCCCGGGGTCGACGATCACGACGAGCGGGCCCTGCGCGCCGTTGGTCTGCGCGTACGAGGTCTGCGCCGCGGCGGCGGAGGCCACCAGGATCGCGATGGAGATCAGGGCGCGCGTCACGCCCGGAGCCTACCGCGTCTCCGCCACCCGATCACCGCTCCGTCAGCAGTGACGCGTGTAGCAGCCGGTGCGGACCGCGTCGCGGAGCGAGCTGGCGATGCTGCGCGTGAGCGACGCGATGGCGTCCTCGGAGTCGCGCGGCCGATCGATCTCGCGCCACGCGAACTGGTCCTCGTCGCCACAGCCGGACCAGAGCGAGTAGCCCCAGCGAGACGGCGCGGTGGCGTCCCAGAGGTCCACGTACACGTGGCGAGCCGCGCACGAGAGGTGATTGCTCGGGTCGCTCATCGCCTGGGAGTAGTGGACCTCGCCCGGCAACGAGAGCGCGGCGTCGTGACCCAGCTCCACCGCGAGGGACTCGGCGATGGCCTCGTAGACCCCTTCGCGGTCGGGCGCGGGCACGCTCATCAGGCCCACGTCCTTGAAGGAGATCTCCGAGAAGCGCGCGCGCTCGTCGTCGACGCGCACCACCCACGGCGAGTAGAGCGGGCCGCGGGGCGCGTCGGCGGCCGCGGGATGTTCCTGCGCCGGGCGATCGACTGCGAGGCGCGCGACGGGGCGCTCGGGCGCGCAGCCCAGCAGCGACGAGGCGGCGAACCCGAAGAGGAAGGCGCGGAGAAAGAGAGCGCGGTGCATCAGAGCGTCCATACGGCGAACGGGTCGGCGAAGGTTACCGCTGCGTCGGCTTCTCCGAAAGGGTTCGTGCGCGTTCCACGACGCGGGCCAGCGTGGAGACGCACGGATCGCAGAACCCCCCGCAGCACGGCAGCCACTGCTCGCGTGGCGTCCGGAGCATGGCGAGCACGTCCGGCCGGTGCTCGGGGTCGAGGCCGGCTTCGCTGAGCGCCGTGTCGACCGCCTCCAGCTCTCCGAGCGCGCGCGTCATCGTCAGGAGGTCAGGGCGACGGCGGCCTGGTAGGCGACGAAGGCGAACAGGAGCACGCCGCCCTCCACGCGCGACACGTGGCTCGGCCGCAGGAAGAAGCGCGTCATCGCGAAGAGCAGGAGCGTGACGCCGAACATCACCGGCAGATCGCGGCGCAGCACCGCGAGCGGGACCGGGCCCGGCGCGATCAGGCCCGGCAGCGCGAGCACGCCGAGGGTGTTGAACATGTTGGACCCGATGACGTTGCCGACCGCGAGGTCGTGCTCGCCACGCCGGGCCGCCATCACGCTCGCGGCGAGCTCGGGCAGGCTCGTCCCGATCGCCACCACCGACAGGCCGACGACGAGCTCGGGCACCGCGAGCTGCTCCGCGAGCTGCACCGCGCCCCAGACGAGCAGGCGGGAGCTGCCGAGCAGGAGCGCGAGGCCGACCACGACCCAGAAGACGGCGCGCCACGTGGACATGCCCTCGGGGATGTCGCCCTCGATCTCCTCCGGCTCGTCCGCCCGCAGGCCGAGCCACACCACCCAGCCCATCATGCCGATGAGCGCCCCGCCGAGGATCACCCCGTCCACGACGCCGAGGTCGCCGTCGAGCATGAGGACCGTGGCGAGCAGCATGCAGCCGACGAGGATCGGCAGCTCCCGACGCAACACGGTCCCGCGCACGGCCATGGGCGCCACGAGCGCCGAGGCCCCGAGCACGAGGGTCACGTTGGTGATGTTGGACCCCAGCGCGTTGCCGATGCAGAGATCCCCGCCCTCCGTCGCGGCCGCGATCGCCGAGACGAGGAACTCGGGCGCGGAGGTGCCGAAGCCCACGATCGTCAGCCCGATGATCAGCGTGGAGACCCCGAAGTTCCGCGCCGCGGCGGCCGCGCCCAGCACGAACCGGTCCGCGGCCCAGACGAGCACGACGAATCCGACCGCGATGGCCGAGATGGACGAGAGCCAAACCAGGATGAAGCCTCCCCGGCGATCTTGCGCCGGCGAGGCGAACTATAGACATTCGAAGTCGATTCGCACGGAAAGCGACGGGATGGAAGAGCACACGGCGCACGGTCCTTGGACGCGCGCGGACCTGGCGTTGCCTGTCGGAAGCGCGCGCGCGGTCTGGCGTGGGCGCGGCGGCGTCATCGCGCTCGAACACGGGGCGGCGCGTCTGGACGCGGAGCGGGCGGGCTACGAGGCGCTCTCGGCCCACCCGGCCCGCCCGACGGTGCTCGCGTGGGGAGAGCGCTCGGTGGTGCTCGCGCCGCTGGGCGAGCCCGACGCGCCGAGCCCGCCGCCCGGTCGCTGGGTGAGGCGGATCGACACGCGCCGCGCGCTGCTGCGGGAGCTGTCCGACGAGATCCGGCTGGATCGCGCGCTCGGCAAGCTGGGCGCGAAGCGGCGGGACGTGGACCGGTTCCTCGACGCGGAGCTCGACGTGGCCATCCACCTCGGCCCGAGCTTCGGCGGGCTGGCGCCCGGGCTCTGGCGGGAGCAGGAGGGGCGGGTCGTGGGGCTGCGGCTGGATCGGGCGCGCGCCGAGGGCTGGACCGCGCTGGACGCGCCGAGCCTCGAGGGCGCGCCGAGCCCGGACGCGGCGGAGGAGGGCCTCGCGCTGGCGCACCAGGCGTGGCTCGCGCGCGAGGCGGCGCACGGGGACGCGGACGCGCGGGCGGCGCTGCTCGAGCTGCTGGCCAGCGGGCCGGAGCCGACGCGGGCGCGGGTGTGGATCGAGGGGCCGACCTTCCTTGACCCGGACCTCTGGGAGCGGCCGGGGGCCGAGGTCTCGGCCTCGCGCGCGCGCTGGCTGCTCGGGCACCTCGACGGGCTCGCGGTGGGCGGGGAGCGTCTGCGCGTGCGCACGGACCCGCCGGTGCGCCGAGGTCGGCGCCCCCCGCCGCGAGAGCCTCGCGCGGTCCGCCGTCGGCGCGTCTTCTCGCGCTGGGACGAGGGCGTGCGCGTGGATGACGAGGGGCTCTTCAGCGCGACGCCCGAGGCGCTCGCGATGCGCATCGCCGACGGAGCGCGCGGGGTGGTGCTGGACGCGACCTGCGGCGCGGGCGCGCTCTCGATCGCGCTCGCCCGCCAGCCCGGGGTGGAGCGGGTGATCGCGGTCGACGTGGATCGCGCGCGCCTGGCGATGGCGGCCCACAACGCGACGCTCTACGGCGTGGGCGAGCGCATCGACTGGGTCCACGGCGACGCGGCCGACGTCGTGCGCGCGCGCCGCGCCGACCTGCTCGTGATCGATCCGCCCTGGGGAGGGCGCGACTACGTCCGCGACGCGATCGACCTCGACGGGCTCGACATGGACGTCCGGGCCCTCCTGGACGCGTTCGCGGGGCCGGTGATCCTGAAGCTCCCCCGCAGCTTCGACGCCCGCGCGCTCCCCGAGTTCGCCTTCGAGGCGCTCGTCGACGAGCGCGGCGTGCTCAAGATGCTCGTCGCGCGGCGGGCCTGAGCGCCGCTGGTCTCGCCGTGAGACGTCAGGCGCGCGTCTCAGCGCGAGACGCCGCGAAGACGGCCTCGCTGTCTCAGGGCGAGACGGAGGCGGGCGTGACCTCCACCAGAGCATGCAACCGTGCGTTGGCACGTTCGATGAAGAGCCCTCTGTCAGACGCGCCGTGGCGGCGGCGTCTCGGAGGAAGAGAAGTGAAGCGAGAAAACCCCGTTCGAGTGTTGTTGGTCGATGACGACCCCCTCATGCGTCGCACCGGGAGCCGCGTGATCCGGCGCCGGCTCGCGGTGGAGGTCGTGGTCGCCGACGGCGCCTTCGACGCGGTGGCGCGCCTCCGTTGCGGTGAGCGCTACGACCTCATCGTCGCGGATCTCGAGATGCCCGGCATGGACGGCTTCGAGCTCATCGAGCGGGTCGCGGAGATCGCCCCCGACCTGCCCATCGGGGTCTGGTCGGGCAGCGATCGCGTCTCCCTCGCCGAGCAGCGCAAGCTCGCCTTCGTGGTCCGGAAGACCCGCCCCATCGGCGAGCTCATCGACGCGATGGCCTACCTGCTCGCCGAGCGCGGGGCGCGGATGGAGACGCTCCGCCGGTCGGGCTTCCGCTCGCGCGCGCGCATCGACACGCCCTCGCACGAAGGAAACGGGAACGGGAATGGAGCGTGAGCCCCCTGTGCGACCGACTGGTCGTGCTCCTCTCGGGGACGGTGGGCGAGGAGGTCGCGCGCGACACCGTGCAAGACGCGCTGAGCGCGCTGGGACGAGACCCGCGGCTCCTCGATCGGCCGGCCGCGCTGGAGGTGCTCGAGCACATCGCGCAACGCCCCGGGCTGGTCGGCGTCACGGCGCGCTTCGCCAAGTCGCGCTTGCACCTGGGCTGACGGACGGGCTGACGGACCTCACTCGGCCGTCGCGGCCCGTGGCTCGACGCGTCTGTCCCAGAGCCAGAAGACGACCGCGCCGAACAGCGGCAGCGCCGCGGCCGAGAGGTACATCGTGCGGAAGCCCGCGGCCTCGGCCACCCAGCCCAGCACCGGTCCGCCCGCGA
This genomic interval from Sandaracinaceae bacterium contains the following:
- a CDS encoding response regulator, coding for MKSPLSDAPWRRRLGGREVKRENPVRVLLVDDDPLMRRTGSRVIRRRLAVEVVVADGAFDAVARLRCGERYDLIVADLEMPGMDGFELIERVAEIAPDLPIGVWSGSDRVSLAEQRKLAFVVRKTRPIGELIDAMAYLLAERGARMETLRRSGFRSRARIDTPSHEGNGNGNGA
- a CDS encoding calcium/sodium antiporter, with the translated sequence MLVWLSSISAIAVGFVVLVWAADRFVLGAAAAARNFGVSTLIIGLTIVGFGTSAPEFLVSAIAAATEGGDLCIGNALGSNITNVTLVLGASALVAPMAVRGTVLRRELPILVGCMLLATVLMLDGDLGVVDGVILGGALIGMMGWVVWLGLRADEPEEIEGDIPEGMSTWRAVFWVVVGLALLLGSSRLLVWGAVQLAEQLAVPELVVGLSVVAIGTSLPELAASVMAARRGEHDLAVGNVIGSNMFNTLGVLALPGLIAPGPVPLAVLRRDLPVMFGVTLLLFAMTRFFLRPSHVSRVEGGVLLFAFVAYQAAVALTS
- a CDS encoding methyltransferase; amino-acid sequence: MPVGSARAVWRGRGGVIALEHGAARLDAERAGYEALSAHPARPTVLAWGERSVVLAPLGEPDAPSPPPGRWVRRIDTRRALLRELSDEIRLDRALGKLGAKRRDVDRFLDAELDVAIHLGPSFGGLAPGLWREQEGRVVGLRLDRARAEGWTALDAPSLEGAPSPDAAEEGLALAHQAWLAREAAHGDADARAALLELLASGPEPTRARVWIEGPTFLDPDLWERPGAEVSASRARWLLGHLDGLAVGGERLRVRTDPPVRRGRRPPPREPRAVRRRRVFSRWDEGVRVDDEGLFSATPEALAMRIADGARGVVLDATCGAGALSIALARQPGVERVIAVDVDRARLAMAAHNATLYGVGERIDWVHGDAADVVRARRADLLVIDPPWGGRDYVRDAIDLDGLDMDVRALLDAFAGPVILKLPRSFDARALPEFAFEALVDERGVLKMLVARRA